The Plodia interpunctella isolate USDA-ARS_2022_Savannah chromosome 11, ilPloInte3.2, whole genome shotgun sequence genome includes a window with the following:
- the LOC128673360 gene encoding WD repeat-containing protein 3 has protein sequence MGLTKQYLRYAPSGIFNVIATADCNSTHVSLNGISGRYIAVGACEHVIIWDMRLGEKAQVLPGENVVVSQICASPSGNHMAVGYVDGNINVFELVNNEVVCVFAGHKSAVSCLQYDEQGHRLVSGSKDTEVILWDVVSETGVARFSGHKGAVTSVLFINGKNCLISSSKDTFVKFWDIETKHCFKTLGGHQMEVWAATLLKEERYLVTGSMDSELRVWKLNWTNDVKEEDKLARQMEIVKIEETENIEDNSVLQCHQVGTLIRGGRGRVVGLHTDPGQTVLACYGTDSLLELFAFCSDEEAKARMNKRIKKQKKKIAKQKESGEADPDTAEVAELLTLTDEVRRLTSVKLEAKIKSTSLLLGTTGELRVGVTLANNTVELHSLRLEEGQGVQCLKQITQPGHQKEPRVVAISSDNLAVLSAAADSVKLWNRPNQSCLRTIPLAGSRPSCVCFAPGDRHALLGCADGGVLLLDVAAAALVERVPAHDAECSAIGLTPDMMGCYSGGADKTVKLWRFELIPDPTGESKAKVLSLLHTRTLELEEQVLAVKISPNNKFIAVSLMDSTVKIFFLDTFKFYLSLYGHKLPVLCLDISYDSTIIATGSSDRNVKIWGMDFGDCHKSIFAHNDSITALQFVPSTHYFFTGSKDGKVKQWDADSYDNIITLNGHSGECWGVSVGTAGLHVASCGADRALRLFVRSDRPLVLGDLDELQEGLATGDTHAPVPGLPGLNMPTKKTIGAEKAADSILECLSVGAEYQRSAAEARGQRVQPPLLMAAYNCDTAEDFFVEIVKKIRASDLEEALLLLPFSAACDIVRMLPKLLERGDHAELFCRLAVFLLRVHHAPLVANQALLKHLIQIQAKAAMRLTDLRDMVGFNVHALHWMRREVEARESEQLFREASSARRTRDKRRKARQAVKRPIVTVT, from the exons ATGGGTTTAACCAAGCAATATTTACGTTATGCACCTAGCGGCATTTTCAATGTCATAGCTACAGCGGACTGTAACAGCACACATGTTTCATTGAATGGTATATCTGGTAGATATATTGCCGTTGGAGCCTGTGAACATGTTATTATTTGGGATATGAGGCTGGGAGAAAAGGCTCAAGTTCTTCCTGGTGAGAATGTAGTGGTGTCTCAAATATGTGCCAGTCCTTCGGGAAATCATATGGCTGTGGGTTATGTTGAtggtaatattaatgtttttgaaCTTGTCAACAATGaggttgtgtgtgtttttgcTGGCCACAAGTCTGCTGTCTCATGCCTACAATATGATGAACAGGGACATCGTTTAGTATCTGGATCTAAA gaTACAGAAGTAATACTATGGGATGTAGTATCAGAAACAGGTGTAGCCAGATTCAGTGGTCACAAAGGAGCAGTAACCAGTGTTCTCTTCATTAATgggaaaaattgtttaatcaGTTCCTCGAAAGACACCTTTGTAAAGTTTTGGGATATTGAAACTAAACACTGCTTTAAAACATTAGGAGGACATCAGATGGAG gtCTGGGCAGCAACACTACTGAAAGAGGAACGGTACTTAGTGACAGGCAGTATGGACTCTGAGTTAAGAGTTTGGAAACTGAACTGGACCAATGATGTGAAGGAAGAAGATAAACTTGCCCGACAAATGGAGATTGTCAAGATTGAGGAAACTGAGAATATTGAAGATAATTCG gtATTGCAATGTCACCAAGTGGGTACATTGATTCGCGGCGGTCGGGGCCGCGTGGTGGGGCTCCATACCGACCCGGGCCAGACCGTGCTGGCCTGCTATGGTACTGATTCATTACTAGAACTGTTTGCATTCTGCTCGGATGAGGAAGCTAAAGCCAGAATGAACAAGCGGATAAAAaagcaaaagaaaaaaatagc AAAACAGAAAGAGAGTGGGGAAGCCGACCCAGACACAGCTGAAGTGGCAGAACTCCTCACTCTGACGGACGAAGTGCGAAGGTTGACGTCTGTCAAGCTCGAGGCTAAGATAAAATCCACTTCACTACTGCTGGGGACCACAGGCGAGCTGAGAGTGGGCGTCACACTGGCGAATAACACCGTCGAGCTTCACAGTTTGAGATTAGAGGAGGGTCAGGGAG ttcaATGTTTGAAGCAAATCACACAGCCTGGCCACCAAAAAGAGCCGCGCGTCGTGGCCATCAGCTCCGACAACCTGGCCGTGCTGTCGGCGGCCGCGGACTCTGTCAAGCTTTGGAACAG GCCGAACCAGTCGTGCCTGCGCACGATCCCGCTGGCAGGGTCGCGGCCCAGCTGCGTGTGCTTCGCGCCGGGCGACCGCCACGCGCTGCTGGGCTGCGCGGACGGCGGCGTGCTGCTGCTGGACGTCGCGGCCGCCGCTCTCGTCGAGAGGGTGCCTGCGCACGACGCTGAGTGCAGTGCGATTGGACTCACGCCTGATATG ATGGGTTGTTATTCCGGCGGCGCAGACAAAACTGTGAAACTATGGCGATTTGAACTCATACCAGACCCAACTGGTGAATCgaaagcgaaa GTCCTGTCCTTGTTGCACACTAGAACTTTGGAGCTAGAAGAACAAGTATTGGCTGTCAAAATTAGTCCAAACAACAAATTTATAGCGGTTTCTCTAATGGATTCTACAGTGAAAATATTCTTCTTGGACACGTTTAAG TTCTACCTCTCGCTCTACGGCCACAAGCTGCCCGTGCTATGTCTAGACATAAGCTACGACTCCACCATCATCGCGACTGGTTCCTCGGACCGCAACGTCAAAATCTGGGGCATGGACTTCGGCGACTGCCACAAATCTATCTTCGCCCACAACGACTCGATCACCGCGCTCCAATTTGTGCCGTCCACGCATTATTTCTTCACCGGCTCCAAGGACGGCAAAGTGAAGCAGTGGGATGCAGATAGTTATGATAATATCATCACGTTGAAT GGCCACAGCGGGGAGTGTTGGGGAGTGAGCGTGGGCACGGCGGGGCTGCACGTGGCGTCGTGCGGCGCCGACCGCGCGCTGCGGCTGTTCGTGCGCAGCGACCGCCCGCTCGTGCTCGGCGACCTCGACGAGCTGCAGGAGGGGCTGGCCACCGGCGACACGCAT gcGCCAGTTCCTGGCTTACCTGGATTAAATATGCCTACAAAGAAAACGATCGGCGCCGAGAAAGCt GCGGACTCTATCCTGGAGTGCCTGTCGGTGGGGGCGGAGTACCAGCGCTCCGCGGCGGAGGCGCGCGGGCAACGCGTGCAGCCGCCGCTGCTGATGGCCGCCTACAACTGCGACACGGCTGAGGACTTCTTCGTCGAGATTGTCAAGAAAATACGCGCCAG CGACCTGGAAGAAGCGCTTCTGCTTCTGCCGTTCAGTGCAGCGTGCGACATCGTCCGCATGCTGCCGAAGCTCCTCGAGCGCGGCGACCACGCGGAGCTGTTCTGCAGACTGGCCGTGTTCCTGCTGCGCGTGCACCACGCGCCGCTGGTGGCCAACCAGGCGCTGCTCAAGCACCTGATACAGATACAGGCCAAGGCTGCCATGAGACTCACTGACCTAAGG GACATGGTTGGATTCAACGTCCACGCCTTACACTGGATGCGGCGCGAGGTGGAAGCGAGAGAGAGCGAGCAGTTGTTCCGCGAGGCCAGCTCCGCGCGCCGCACCAGAGACAAGAGACGGAAGGCCAGACAAGCTGTCAAACGACCTATCGTTACTGTCActtaa
- the LOC128673363 gene encoding phosphoribosyl pyrophosphate synthase-associated protein 2 isoform X2: MLLNKTRLVGFTNRSHKSNMEGNSTSDIVILSGNSHPELAELVANRLGVRKGGCSVYHKTNRETMVEIADSIRGKNIYIVQTGTKDVNNNIMELLIMAYACKTSSARSIVGVIPYLPYSKQCKMRKRGCIVTKLLAKMMCKSGLTHIITMDLHQKEIQGFYECPVDNLRASPFLLQYIQESIPDYRNSVIVARNPGSAKKATSYAERLRLAIAVIHGEQKEAESDEVDGRYSPPCIPSVDRSRTMDVSVGVPVHPAKEKPPINVVGDVGGRIAIMVDDMIDDVQSFVAAAEVLKECGAYKIYVLATHGLLSSDAPRLIEDSPIDEVVVTNTVPHELQKMQCNKIKTIDISVLLSEAIRRIHNKESMSYLFKNVTLED; the protein is encoded by the exons ATGTTACTCAACAAAACCag ACTTGTGGGTTTCACGAATCGATCTCATAAAAGCAATATGGAAGGAAACTCTACGTCGGACATCGTGATTCTAAGCGGCAATTCGCACCCAGAATTAGCGGAATTGGTCGCCAA CCGACTTGGCGTCCGTAAAGGAGGTTGTTCTGTTTACCACAAAACAAACAGAGAGACCATGGTGGAGATTGCTGACTCGATTCGTGGGAAAAACATCTACATTGTTCAAACTGGTACAAA GGATGTCAACAATAACATAATGGAACTGCTTATAATGGCTTATGCATGCAAGACTTCATCTGCAAGGTCCATTGTAGGGGTGATCCCATACTTGCCTTACAGCAAGCAGTGCAAAATGAGGAAACGAGGTTGCATTGTCACTAAACTATTGGCAAAGATGATGTGCAAGTCAGGGTTGACACACATCATCACCATGGACCTACATCAAAAGGAAATTCAGGGCTTTTATGAATGCCCTGTGGATAATTTGAGAGCTTCACCCTTTCTCTTGCAATACATTCAAGAAAGT ATTCCAGATTATCGTAACTCTGTGATAGTGGCGCGGAATCCAGGCTCCGCTAAGAAGGCAACCTCGTATGCGGAGCGTCTTCGGCTGGCCATCGCCGTCATACACGGAGAGCAGAAGGAGGCCGAGAGTGATGAGGTTGATGGGCGATATTCTCCACCATGTATTCCAAG CGTGGACAGGTCTCGCACTATGGATGTGTCTGTGGGAGTTCCAGTGCACCCCGCCAAGGAGAAGCCCCCGATCAATGTGGTCGGGGATGTCGGGGGCAGGATAGCTATCATGGTG GACGACATGATCGACGACGTGCAATCGTTCGTGGCCGCGGCGGAGGTGCTGAAGGAGTGCGGCGCGTACAAGATATACGTGCTGGCGACGCACGGGCTGCTGTCGTCGGACGCGCCGCGCCTCATCGAGGACTCGCCCATCGACGAGGTGGTGGTCACCAACACGGTGCCCCACGAGCTCCAGAAGATGCAGTGCAACAAAATCAAAACCATCGACATATCTGTTCTCCTCAGCGAAGCCATCCGCCGCATTCACAACAAGGAATCCATGTCGTATCTCTTCAAAAACGTCACATTGGAAGACTAG
- the LOC128673363 gene encoding phosphoribosyl pyrophosphate synthase-associated protein 2 isoform X1, translating into MEGNSTSDIVILSGNSHPELAELVANRLGVRKGGCSVYHKTNRETMVEIADSIRGKNIYIVQTGTKDVNNNIMELLIMAYACKTSSARSIVGVIPYLPYSKQCKMRKRGCIVTKLLAKMMCKSGLTHIITMDLHQKEIQGFYECPVDNLRASPFLLQYIQESIPDYRNSVIVARNPGSAKKATSYAERLRLAIAVIHGEQKEAESDEVDGRYSPPCIPSVDRSRTMDVSVGVPVHPAKEKPPINVVGDVGGRIAIMVDDMIDDVQSFVAAAEVLKECGAYKIYVLATHGLLSSDAPRLIEDSPIDEVVVTNTVPHELQKMQCNKIKTIDISVLLSEAIRRIHNKESMSYLFKNVTLED; encoded by the exons ATGGAAGGAAACTCTACGTCGGACATCGTGATTCTAAGCGGCAATTCGCACCCAGAATTAGCGGAATTGGTCGCCAA CCGACTTGGCGTCCGTAAAGGAGGTTGTTCTGTTTACCACAAAACAAACAGAGAGACCATGGTGGAGATTGCTGACTCGATTCGTGGGAAAAACATCTACATTGTTCAAACTGGTACAAA GGATGTCAACAATAACATAATGGAACTGCTTATAATGGCTTATGCATGCAAGACTTCATCTGCAAGGTCCATTGTAGGGGTGATCCCATACTTGCCTTACAGCAAGCAGTGCAAAATGAGGAAACGAGGTTGCATTGTCACTAAACTATTGGCAAAGATGATGTGCAAGTCAGGGTTGACACACATCATCACCATGGACCTACATCAAAAGGAAATTCAGGGCTTTTATGAATGCCCTGTGGATAATTTGAGAGCTTCACCCTTTCTCTTGCAATACATTCAAGAAAGT ATTCCAGATTATCGTAACTCTGTGATAGTGGCGCGGAATCCAGGCTCCGCTAAGAAGGCAACCTCGTATGCGGAGCGTCTTCGGCTGGCCATCGCCGTCATACACGGAGAGCAGAAGGAGGCCGAGAGTGATGAGGTTGATGGGCGATATTCTCCACCATGTATTCCAAG CGTGGACAGGTCTCGCACTATGGATGTGTCTGTGGGAGTTCCAGTGCACCCCGCCAAGGAGAAGCCCCCGATCAATGTGGTCGGGGATGTCGGGGGCAGGATAGCTATCATGGTG GACGACATGATCGACGACGTGCAATCGTTCGTGGCCGCGGCGGAGGTGCTGAAGGAGTGCGGCGCGTACAAGATATACGTGCTGGCGACGCACGGGCTGCTGTCGTCGGACGCGCCGCGCCTCATCGAGGACTCGCCCATCGACGAGGTGGTGGTCACCAACACGGTGCCCCACGAGCTCCAGAAGATGCAGTGCAACAAAATCAAAACCATCGACATATCTGTTCTCCTCAGCGAAGCCATCCGCCGCATTCACAACAAGGAATCCATGTCGTATCTCTTCAAAAACGTCACATTGGAAGACTAG